Within Jatrophihabitans sp., the genomic segment CATTCGGGCTCCGTTCGCCGTGCAGACGAAACAGTAGCTGGCCCTCCTGCGCAGGTCAAATCCTGGCTTGGGAGTGCTGACAGGCCTGATCCGTTCTGCAGATTACAACCAGACCCTGCCTTGATTCAGTCCCGCTCAGCAGTGATCCGGACCACCTTCCGCTTGCCGACGGCTAACAGCCGGCCGGCCAGTTCGGCGGCCGGGAGCTCGTAGCCGCCCCGGCTCACCGGCACGCCGTCCACCTTGACCGCTCCGGCGTCGATCAGCCGCCGGGCAGCCGAGCTGCTCTCGGCCAGGCCCGCGGCGGTCAGCAGCGCCGGCAGGTGCACCTGCTCCGACAGCCGGGTGCTGAAGACCGGGGCGTCGGTGGGCAGCTGATGGTCGCGAAAGATGGAGTTGAACCGCTCCTCGGCGGCAGCCGCGGACTGCGCGTCGTGGTAGAGCGTGACGATCTCGCGGGCCACCCGGCGCTTGGCCTGGTTGGCCCGCGCTCCTCCCGCGGCGACCTCGGCGGCCAGCTCACGCACCTCGGACGGGTGCAGCATGGTGCACAAGCTCGCGTACAGCTCCACGACCGGATCCGGGATCCGCATCAGCTTGCCGAACTGCTCCGTGGCGGGCTCGGCGATCGCGATGAAGTTGTTGAGCGACTTGCCCATCTTCTCCACGCCGTCGATCCCGACCAGCAACGGCACCGTCAGCACCGCCTGCGGAGGCTGGCCCGCCGCCTTCTGCAACACCCGGCCCACCAGGTTGTTGAAGGTCTGGTCGGTCCCGCCGAGCTCGATGTCGGCGCGTATCTCGACCGAGTCGATTCCCTGCAGCAACGGGTAGAAGAACTCCGAGAGGGTGATCGGGGTGTTGGCGGCGAACCGCTTGGCGAAGTCGTCGCGTTCCAGCAACTGGGCCACGGTCAGCTGGCGGGTGTAGCCCAGCAGCTGCGCCAGGCCCATCGAGCCCAACCAGTCGGCGTTGTCGCAGATCTCGGTGCGGGCCGGGTCCAGGACCTTCATCACCTGGTCGAAGTAGCCCTGGGAGTTGGCGATCACCTGCTCGGCACTCTGCGCCGACCGGGTGGCCGTCTTGCCGGACGGATCGCCCACCTGGCCGGTGAAACCGCCGACCACCAGCACGGCCAGGTGCCCGTAGTCCTGGAACTGGCGCAGCTTGCGCAGCACCACCGCGTGCCCCAGGGTGAGGTCCTTGCCGCTGGGGTCGATACCGAGCTTCACCCGCAGCGGCCGGCGCTCCTGGGCGGCGGCCAGCAATCGCTCGGCCAGGCCGTTCGCGGGCAGGATCTGCGCCGCGCCGGCGGCGAGCACCTCATGGGCCGCGCGCAGTTCAGGCGGCAACGAGTCGATCAGCGACTCCTCGGATTCGGTGCTCACGATGGTCCAGTCTGCCGGGTGCCGGCAATCCGTTTCCTACCGCCCGGACGGTAGGCCGACACGCTGGGCTCCTCCGGCAACCAGAACCGCCACGGGTGCTCGGCGGCGGCTGCCACCCCGACCCGCGGACCGGTGCGGTAGTCAGCCGGCGGCCCGAGGCCGGTGAGCCGGACCGGCGAGCGGGGGTCCAGCAGGTCCAGGCCGGTGCATTCGCCGCTCAGCCCGAGTACCCGGGCCAGCCGGGCCGGTCCGCTGGCCAGCTTTCCCGCGCCCAGGCGCGCCGCGGTCGCCGTCCGGGCCTGCGCGACCGGTTCGCCGTCGAGGATCTCCGCCGCCCGGAACAGCACCGCCGCCGCGGTGCCGGGCTGCCCGCAGGTCACGTTGGCGCACCAGTGCATGCCGTAGACGAAGTAGCAGTACAGCCGGCCGGCCTCGCCGAACATCACCGCGTTGCGCTTGGTCTGGCCCCGGTAGGCGTGCGACGCGGCGTCGAGCGAGCCTTCATAGGCCTCGACCTCGGTGATCCGCACCAGCACCTCGGCGCCGGCGATCCTGCTGAGCAGAGTCGCGCCCAGCAGCGCCGGCGCCACCTGCAGCGCCGGCCGGGCCAGCAGCTCGCGATCGATGCTCACACCGGACAGTGTGCCAACCGGCGCTATCCAGCCCACTCCTGGTGGCCGGCCAGCACCTCGCGCAGCCGGCCGAGCTGCTCGGTGACCCGGGCCGGCGCGGTGCCGCCGTGGGCCGAGCGGCTGTTCAGCGATCCGGCCACGCTCAGCACCGAACGGACCTGCGGAGTGAGGTGCTCGGAGATCCCGGCGAAGTCGGAGTCGGAAAGCTCGGCCAGCTCCACACCGCGGGACTCGCAGAGCCGGACGCACTCCCCCGCCAGCTCGTGCGCCACCCGGAAGGCCACCCCCTGGCGAACCAGCCACTCGGCCACGTCGGTGGCCAGCGAGAAGCCCTGGGGAGCCAGGGACTCCAGCCGCTCGGTGTCGAAGACCAGGGTGGCGATCATGCCGGTGAGCGCCGGGAGCAGCAGTGACAGGTTGTCGATCGAGTCGAAGGCCGGCTCCTTGTCTTCCTGCAGGTCGCGGTTGTAGGCCAGCGGCAGGCCCTTCAAGGTCGCCAGCAGGCCGGCGAGGTTGCCGATCAGCCGGCCGGCCTTGCCCCGGGTCAGCTCCGCGACGTCCGGGTTCTTCTTCTGCGGCATGATCGACGAGCCCGTGGAGTAGGCGTCGTCCAGCGTCACGAAGGAGAACTCCTTGGTGGCCCACAGGATGACCTCCTCCGCCAGCCGCGACAGGTCGACCGCCAGCATCGCGGTGACGAAGCAGAACTCGGCCACCACATCCCGGGCCGAGGTGGCGTCGACGGAGTTCTCGGCCGCCGAGTCGAAACCCAGCTCGGCCGCCACCGCCTGGGGGTCCAGGCCCAGCGACGAGCCGGCCAGCGCGCCGGAGCCGTACGGGCTGACCGCGGCGCGGGCGTCCCAGTCCCGCAGCCGGTCCACGTCGCGCAGCATCGCCCAGCAGTGCGCCAGCAGGTGATGGGACAGCAGGATCGGCTGGGCGTGCTGCAGGTGGGTGCGCCCGGGCATCGCCACCCCCAGGTGCCGCCGCGCCTGCTCGGCCAGGGCGGCCACCAGCCCGCACAGCTGGCCGGCCAGCACCCGGGCCTGCTCGCGCAGGTACATCCGGATCAGGGTGGCGATCTGGTCGTTGCGCGAGCGCCCGGCCCGTAACCGCCCGCCCAGGTCGGGCCCGGCCCGCTCCAGCAGGCCGCGCTCCAGAGCGCTGTGGACGTCCTCGTCGTCAGGGTCCGGGCCGAACGCGCCGGAGGAGATGTCGGCGGCGAGTGACTCCAGGGCCGCCAGCATGCCGGTCAGCTCGTCGGAGGTCAGCAGCCCGGCGCGGTGCAGCACCCGGGCGTGCGCCCGGGAGCCGGCGATGTCATGGCGGGCCAACCGCCAGTCGAAGGAGGTCGACAGCGACAGCGCCGCGAGCTCCGGAGCGGGGCCGCCGGCGAACCGGCCGCCCCACAACTGCCCGCCCGGCCGGTCACCGGCCGGCTGCGGGGCATCGCTCACTTGCCCAGCCGCTGCTGCCGCCGCGCCGCGATCCGGCTCGGCAGGCCCCAGAGCTGCACGAAGCCCTTGGCAAGGCTCTGGTCGAAGGTGTCCCCGGTGTCGTAGGTAGCCAGGTCGAAGTCGTACAGCGAGCCCTCGCCGCGCCGCCCGGTCGCCACCGCCCGGCCACCGTGCAGCCGAAGCCGGATGTCACCGGTGACGTACTGCTGCGAGGACTCGACGAACTCGTCCAGAGCGTGCCGCAGCGGTGAGAACCACAGCCCGTCATAGACCAGCTCGGTCCAGCGCTGCTCGACCGAGAACTTGAACCGCCGCAGGTCTCGCTCGACCGTCAGGTCCTCCAGCTCCTGGTGCGCGGTGATCAGCGCGATGGCGCCGGGCGCCTCGTAGACCTCTCGACTCTTGATGCCGACCAGCCGGTCCTCGACCATGTCGAGCCGGCCCACGCCCTGGGCGCCGGCGCGCTCGTTCAGCTCCAGGATCGCCTCGAGCACCGTCACCGACCTGCCGTCGACAGCGGTCGGCACGCCGTTCTCGAAGCTGATCAGCACCTCGTCCGGCTCGCGGCTGACTGTCGGGTCGGCGGTGTAGGAGTAGACGTCCTCACCCGGGGCGTTCCACGGGTCCTCCAGCCTGCCGGTCTCCACCGCGCGTCCCCAGAAGTTCTGATCGACCGAGTACGGCGAGCGCTTGGACTGGTCGATGGGCAATCCCCGCTCCTCGGCGAACGCGATGGCCTTGTCACGGGTCATGCCGCTGTCGCGGACCGGGGCGATCACCTTCAGGGCAGGGGCGATGGCGCCGATGCCGACCTCGAAGCGGACCTGGTCGTTGCCCTTGCCGGTGCAGCCGTGGGCGACGGTGTCCGCGCCGTACTGGTTGGCCGCCAGCGCCAGGTGCTTGGCGATCACCGGACGCGACAAGGCCGAGACCAGCGGATAACGCTCCAGGTACAGGGCATTGGCTCGCAGCGCCGGCAGGCAGTACTCCTCGGCGAACTCGGTCTTGAGGTCCAGCACCACCGACTCGACGGCGCCGCAGTCCAGCGCTCGCTGCCGGATGTCCTCCATATCCTCGCCACCCTGGCCGACATCGGCTGCCACGCAGATCACCTCGGCGCCGGTTTCAGCCGCGATCCAGCCGATCGCCACCGAGGTGTCCAGGCCGCCGGAGTAGGCGAGCACTACCCGCTTGCTCATTCAATGTCTCCCTTTACAGATTCTTGTCAGTTGGCAGGTGTGTCAGGTGGAAGTGGACAGTTCGAGCAGGTGGGCGGCCAGCGCGGGGCCGCCGGCGGGGTCGCGGCTGATCACCACGATGGTGTCATCGCCGGCGATGGTGCCCAGCACCTCGGGAAGCCCCGCCCGGTCCACCGCGCTGGCTAGGAAGTTCGAGGCGCCCGGCGGGGTCCGCAACACCACCAGGTTGCCACTGGCCTCTGCCGAGACCAGCAGGTCACCGAGCAACCGGGCCAGCCGCTGCGGCGGCGCGTCGTGCACCAGCCGAGCCGCCAGCGGCGCGCCGTCCTGTGGCACCACGTACACCGGCTGGCCGCCGTCCGGGGTGCGAAGCTTCACCGCTCCGAGCTCGTCGAGGTCCCGGCTCAGGGTCGCCTGGGTGACCGGCACCCCGGCGTCGGCCAGCAGCGCCGCGAGCTCACTCTGCGAACGCACCGGCTGCTCGGACAGCAGGGTCAGGATCCGGGCATGCCGCGCCGCCCGGCTGGGCAGGTCGTGCTGGCCGGCAGCTGCCCGCTCCTGCCGTGCGGTGCGTGCCATCTAGGACCTTTCCAGCAACCAGGTGAGCAATGCCTTCTGGGTGTGCAAGCGATTCTCCGCCTCATCCCAGACCACGCTCCGCGGTCCGTCGATCACCTCGGCCGTGATCTCCTGGCCCCGGTAGGCGGGCAGGCAGTGCAGCACGATAGCACCGCTCGCGGCACGTTCGAGGCTCTGCGCGGTGATCGCGAACGGCCGCAACGCCTCATCCGAACCCGCCTCATCCGGCTTCTGCCCCATCGACACCCAGGTGTCGGTGATCAGGACGTCGGCGCCCTCGACCGCGGCCAGCGGGTCGGAGGTGATCGTCACCGAGCCGCCGGTGCCCGCCGCCACCGCCCGGGCCCGGTCCACGATCACCGGGTCCGGCAGGTTGCCGGCCGGCCCGCCGATCCGGATGTGGATGCCGGCCGCGGCGCTGCCCAGCAGGTAGGAGTTGCCCATGTTGTTGGAGGCATCGCCCACATAGCTCACCGTCAGGCCGGCCAGCCTTCCCTTGTGTTGCCGGATGGTCTGCAGGTCGGCCAGGATCTGGCACGGGTGGAAGTCATCGGTCAGGCCGTTGACCACCGGCACCGAGCTGGCAGCCGCCAGGGCGCTCAAGCGGTCCTGTTCGAAGGTCCGCCACACGATGCAGGCCACCTGCCGGTCCAGCACCCGGGCGGTGTCCTCGATCGGTTCACCGCGGCCGAGCTGGCTGTCCTCGGACTCGATGATCAGCGGGTAGCCGCCGAGTTCGGCGATGCCCACGCTGAAGGAGACCCGGGTGCGGGTCGAGGGCTTGTCGAAGATGACCGCCACCGCCCGCGGCCCGGCCAGCGGGCGGCGGGAGAACCGGTCGGCTTTCAGCTCGTCGGCGAGGTCGAGCACTTCGATCAGCTCGTCCGGGTTGAGGTCGTCATCGCGCAGGAAATGCCGGGTCATCCGTAGGAGTCTGCCCGATCCGCCTGATCGGCCCGCACAGCCTCGATCGCGGCGCGCAGAGCGTGCAGCGCTTGCTCCACCTCGGACTCGGTGACGATCAGCGGCGGCGCCAGCCGCAGGACGTTCGGCCGGACCGGGTTCACCAGCAGCCCCCGCTCGCGAGCCGCCTGCTCGATCACGGCCGCGCAGTCGGAGGTGAGCACCACGCCGAACCACAGACCGCTGCCGCGCACCTGCTGGATCAGCGGGCTGTCCAGCGCGCGCAGCCCCGCCTCCAGGACGGCGCCGCAACGCTGGACGTGGCCCAGCAGGTCATCCCGCTCGATGGTCTCCAGCACTGCCAGCGCGGCCGCGCAGCACACCGGGTTGCCGCCGAAGGTGCTGCCGTGCGAGCCGGGGGTGAACAGCCCGGCCGCCTTGCCGAAACCGATGCAGGCGCCGATCGGCAGCCCACCGCCGAGGCCCTTGGCCAGCGTCAGGATGTCGGGTGTCACCCCGTCCGCGATGCTGGCGAACCAGTGCCCGGTGCGCCCGATGCCGGACTGGATCTCATCGATCACCAGCAGCGCCCCGGCCTCGTCGCAGATCTGGCGGGCGGCCCGCAGGTAGCCGGTCGGCGGTGGCACCACCCCGGCCTCGCCCTGGGTCGGTTCGAGGAAGACCGCCGCGACGTGGGAGTCCACCGCGGCGCGCAGTGCCTCGACCTCGCCGTAGTCGACGAAGGTGACCGGCCCGGGCAGCGGCTCGAACGGCTCGCGCTTGCTGGGATTGCCGGTGATCGCCAGCGCGCCCATGGTGCGGCCGTGAAAGCTGTTGCTGGCCGCCACCAGGCCCAGCCGGCCGCCGCTGGGATCCACCGACCGGCCGTAGAGCCGGCTCAGCTTGATCGCGCACTCGTTGGCCTCGGTGCCGTCGTTGGCGAAGAACACCCGGGCCGTCGGATCGCCGGTCAGCGACTGCAACTTCTCGGCGAGCAGGACGCCGGGCTCGTGGATGACCAGGTTCGAGCTGTGCGCCAGCGCGGCCACCTGCTCGCTGACCGCCGCCACGATCGCGGGGTGGCCGTGGCCCAGGGCCGAGACCGCGATGCCGGCCACGAAATCGAGGTAACTGCCGCCTTCGACATCGCTCACCCGGACCCCGTGGCCGGCGGCCAGCGCCAGCTGCGGGGTGCCGTAGTTGTCCATCATCACCCCGGCCCAGCGCTTGGCCAGCAGCTCGCTGGTCATGAGTTCCTCCGGTTCGCGACGGCGTCCGGGCCCGGGTCTGGCAGCACCATGGTTCCAATCCCCTCGGTGGTGAAGATCTCCAACAACAACGCGTGCGGGGCCCGGCCGTCCATGACGGTCGCCGACGGCACGCCGGCCTGGACCGCCCGCAGGCAGGCTTCCATCTTCGGCACCATCCCGGCGGCCAGGCCGGGCAACAGGGCCGCCAGCTGGCTTGCCGTGATCTCGGTGATGACCTCGCTGCTGCGCGGCCAGTCCGAGTACAGCCCGGCCACGTCGGTGAGCACGATCAGCTTCTCAGCGCCCAGCGCCGCCGCCAGCGAGGCTGCCGCGGTGTCGGCGTTGACGTTGTAGGACAACCCGTCCGCGCCCCGGGCCACGCCGGCGATCACCGGGATCCGGCCGGCGTCCAGCAGCGCGGTCACCGCACTGGGATCGACCGCCACCACGTCACCGACCTGGCCGATGTCCACCGGCGCCCCGTCGACCAGGGCCGGCCGCCGCTCGGCCCGGAGCATGCCGGCGTCCTCGCCGGACAGCCCGACGGCGAACGCGCCGTGGTCATTGATCAGGTTCACGATGTCACCGTTGACCTGCCCGACCAGCACCATGCGCACTACCCGCATCGCCTCGGGCGTGGTGACCCGCAGGCCGCCCCGGAACTCGCTCGGGATGCCGAGGCGCAGCAGGTGCTCGGTGATCTGCGGCCCGCCACCGTGCACGACCACCGGCCGCACGCCCGCGTAGCGCAGGAACATCACGTCCTCGGCGAAGCTGCGCTGCAGCTCCGGCGCGATCATCGCGTTACCGCCGTACTTGATCACCACGACCTTGCCCGAGAAGCGCTGCAGCCAGGGCAGCGCGTCGATCAGGGTGGCGGCCTGCTGGGCGGCCACCTGCGCCGAGACCACCGGCTTGGACGGCTTGTTCGGCTGGGCCGGCCGGCTCATGAGGAGTACGCCGAATTCTCTTCGACGTAGGTGTGCGAGAGGTCGTTGGTGTAGATGGTGGCGGTGGCGGCCCCGGCGTGCAGCGCCACGTCGATCCGGACCTGGCGTCCGGTCAGGTCGACCAGCTCCCGGCTCTCGCCGGCCGCGCCGCCGCGACAGACTTCGACGCCGTTGATCGAGACGTCGAGCTGGTCGGCCTCGAACACCGCGGTGGTGGTGCCGATCGCCGCCAGCACCCGTCCCCAGTTCGGGTCGTTGCCGAACAGCGCGCACTTGAGCAGGTTGTTGCGGGCGATCGCGCGGCCGACCTGCACCGCGTCGTCCTCGTCGGCCGCGCCGGACACCACGATCTCGACCTCTTTGGTGGCGCCTTCGGCGTCGGCGAGCAGCCGCGCGGCAAGTTCGGCGCACACCGCGTGCACCGCCTGCGCCAGCTCGGCCTGCGACGGCGCCACCCCGGAGGCGCCACTTGCCATCAGCACCACCGTGTCGTTGGTGGACATGCAGCCGTCGGCGTCCAGCCGGTCGAAGGTGCTCGAGACCGCGGTCCGCAGGGCGGCGTCGGCCATCGGCGCGTCCACCGCCGCGTCGGTGGTCAGGACGCAGAGCATGGTGGCCAGGCTCGGCGCCAGCATTCCGGCACCCTTGGCCATCCCGCCGACCGTCCAGCCGTCGGGGTGCCGGACGATCGCGGTCTTGGCCACCGAGTCGGTGGTGCGGATCGCCTCGGCCGCGTCCAGGCCGCCGTCAGCGCCCAGGGCGGTGACCGCCTGGTCGATGCCGGGCAGCAGCTTGTCCATCGGCAACCGCTCGCCGATCAGGCCGGTCGAGCAGATCAGCACGTCGGCGGCGCCCGCGTCGATCAGCTTCGCGACCCGCTCGGCGCTGGCATGGGTGTCGGCGAAGCCGGCCGGGCCGGTGCAGGCGTTCGCGCCGCCGGAATTGACCAGCACCGCCCGGGCGATGCCGTCGCCGACCACCTGCGCCGACCAGAGCACCGGCGCGGCCTTGACCCGGTTGGCGGTGAACACCGCCGCGGCGGCCTGCAGCGGACCGTCGTTGATCACCAGCGCCAGGTCCGGGCCCTTGGTCTTGAGGCCGGCGGCGATCCCGGCCGCCCGGAAGCCTCCGGCGGCGGTGACGCTCACGGAGCGACCCCGTTGGCGGACAGGCCGGCGGTCTCGTCCAGGCCGAGCATCAGGTTCGCGTTCTGGATCGCCTGGCCGGCCGCGCCCTTGCCGAGGTTGTCCAGGGCGCTGGTGAGGATCACCCGCCCGGAGTTGAGGTCCACCGCGGCCTGCAGCTGCACCGAGTTCGACCCCAGGGTAGCCGCGGTGTGCGGCTGCCGCCCGTCAGGCAGCAGGTGCACGAACGGCTCGTCGGCATAGGCCTCGGCCAGCACCTCGCGCACCTGTTCGACCCGCAGCCCGGACGAGCTGGGCCGGGCGGTCACGGTGGCCAGGATGCCACGGGCCATCGGCGCCAGCACCGGCGTCATCGACAGGGTGCGGGCGCCGGTGGCCTGCAGGATCTCGGGGACGTGCTGGTGCGCGCCGACCTTGTAGGCCGACAGGTCCGCCATCACCTCGCTGCCCAGCAGCGCGATCTTGGCCGAGCGGCCGGCCCCGGAGGTGCCCGAGGCGGCCACCACCACGACATCCTCGGCCTCCACCACGCCGGCCGCGATCAGCGGCGCCAGCCCGGTGATGACCGAGACCGCGTAGCAGCCGGTGTTGGCCACCCGGTCACTGGCGGCGATCACCGCCCGCCGTCCGGGCAGTTCGGGCAGGCCGTAGGTCCAGGTTCCGGCGTGCGGGCCGCCGTAGTACCGCTGCCAGGCGTCGGCGTCGGCCAGCCGGAAGTCGGCGCCCAGGTCGAGCACCTTGGACCGGTCCGGCAGCTGGGCGACCAGGGCCGCCGAGGCGCCGTGCGGCAACGCCAGAAAGATCAGGTCCGCGCCGGCCAGCACGTCGGCCGAGGTGTCGCTGAACACCAGGTCGCGGTAGCTGATCAGGTGCGGGTGGGTGTCGGTGGCCGGCTGGCCGGCCTGGGAGTGAGCGGTGGCCGCGACCACGTCGAGGTCCGGATGGCCAGCCAGCAGCCGGAGCAGCTCGCCGCCGGCGTAGCCACTGGCACCGGCGACGGCGACGGAGATACCCATGCGAAACATTATGCATGTTCACGCAAATAAATGCGATGCCGGGTTAGCGGCTCACAATGATGGGTCGGAAATCAGGTCGTGCGGTCGCTCACTTCTTGCTGTGCTTCTTGGCGTACAGCCGCTTGCCCTTCAGGTTCTTCTTGTCCTCGGTGCGCATCTCGTCCTCGCTGCTGTAGTCATCCTCGCGCTGCGGGGACATCACGTCATAGATCGCGCCGTCCTCGGTGTCCATGTCAGCGCGGTCGGCGTCGCCGTTGAACACGTCGTAGAACCCGCCGACCTGCTTGCGACCCGCATCGGCGCTCTCGATGAACTTGAAGGTCTCCAGGAAGTCGTCGAAGGTCTTCGTGCCGGCCGCGATCAGCCGCAGGTTGGCGCGGTAGATCTTGGCCGCGCCCTGCTTGCGCCACTCCTCGGCGAGGTACACGGTGACCGTCATCATGGCCGCGGCACGCAGCTCGAGCTGTGTTTCCAGCGCCGACTCGTCGAAGTCGAGCAGGGCCTGGGCGATGTCGCTGTCGGACTCGCCGCCGCTGCGCAGGCCCTCCACGTAGCTCTGGTAGGTGTCACCGAGCTTGCTCTTGCCCCAGTTCTTGGCATTGGAGCCCAGCTTCGGCGCGCCCCGTTTGTACACGGCGCTGATCGGGCCGCCGAAGGCGTCGACCGACACCCCCTGGCTGGTCTTGGTGAAGTCCTTGTACTGCTGGAAGTTGGTGTGGTGAAACGGGTTGGTCGAGGCGTCCAGAAGGTCGGCCGGGGTGTCGATGACCCACCGATCCTGGGAGTCTCGATTCCAGGCCTCGAGCAACCCCTTGCGCAGGTCCTTGTCGTTGGTGACCTCGTTGACGTAGTTGGTGACCGTCTGCATGCTGACGGTGATGTCGATGGTGTTGGCCTTGGCGTAGCTGACGGCGTCGGCCCTCTGCCGTCGGATCACCTGGGCGCCGCCGGCGGAGACCGCCAGGCCGGTCAGCGCCACCGTACGCGGCCGGGGCTGCTCGGTGGTGGGCTGCTCGGTCGTGGGCTCGGCGTGGTCGCGGCACTCGCCGCGCACCTGCTGCCCGGCCCGGTCACGGGAGGCGTGCGAATGAGTCACAGCGGCGTCTCCGATCAGAGATGGGCACGCAAAAACTAACACCGGGCGTATCTCCTGGGCAATCTCCGCCGCTCTGGCGAGGCCTTCGACGTTTCAGATCCGCCCCGCCAGGCAGCCTGCACCCTGAGCTTTCAGCCGCGCAGCACAGCGCCCAGCCGCGACCCGGCCTCGGCGATCGCCGCGTCGCGTGCGGCAGTCGCCTCCTCCACCGTCAGGGTTCGGTCGAAAGCCCGGAACCGCAGCGCGAACGCCAGCGACTTCAACCCGGCCCCCAGCCGCTGGTCATCGGTGTAGACGTCGAACAACCGGGCCGATTCCAGCAGCTCGCCGGCGCCGTCGCGGACCGCCGCCAGCACCTCGGCGGCCGGCACCCCTTCCGCCACCACCAGCGCCAGGTCGAGCAGCACCGGCGGGTAACCGGACAGCACCGGCGCCTGGGCCGGCGGCGGCGGGCCGAAGGCGTCAAGGTTCAGCTCCATCGCGCAGGTGCGCGCCGGCAGGTCCAGAGCCGCGATCAGCCGCGGCGTCAACTCGCCGGAAGTGCCGACCACCTCGCCGTCCAGCAGCAACTGCGCGCAGCGGCCCGGGTGCCACGGCGCGACGTCGGCCTTGCGGACCTGCAGCTCCCGCCTAGCCTCCCGGGCGACCAGCCGGGCGGACTCGATGGCATCAGCCCAGCAGGCGGCCCGGCCGGTCCCCCACCAGCCCGGCAGCTCCACGTCACC encodes:
- the tyrS gene encoding tyrosine--tRNA ligase: MSTESEESLIDSLPPELRAAHEVLAAGAAQILPANGLAERLLAAAQERRPLRVKLGIDPSGKDLTLGHAVVLRKLRQFQDYGHLAVLVVGGFTGQVGDPSGKTATRSAQSAEQVIANSQGYFDQVMKVLDPARTEICDNADWLGSMGLAQLLGYTRQLTVAQLLERDDFAKRFAANTPITLSEFFYPLLQGIDSVEIRADIELGGTDQTFNNLVGRVLQKAAGQPPQAVLTVPLLVGIDGVEKMGKSLNNFIAIAEPATEQFGKLMRIPDPVVELYASLCTMLHPSEVRELAAEVAAGGARANQAKRRVAREIVTLYHDAQSAAAAEERFNSIFRDHQLPTDAPVFSTRLSEQVHLPALLTAAGLAESSSAARRLIDAGAVKVDGVPVSRGGYELPAAELAGRLLAVGKRKVVRITAERD
- a CDS encoding DNA-3-methyladenine glycosylase, which codes for MSIDRELLARPALQVAPALLGATLLSRIAGAEVLVRITEVEAYEGSLDAASHAYRGQTKRNAVMFGEAGRLYCYFVYGMHWCANVTCGQPGTAAAVLFRAAEILDGEPVAQARTATAARLGAGKLASGPARLARVLGLSGECTGLDLLDPRSPVRLTGLGPPADYRTGPRVGVAAAAEHPWRFWLPEEPSVSAYRPGGRKRIAGTRQTGPS
- the argH gene encoding argininosuccinate lyase, with protein sequence MSDAPQPAGDRPGGQLWGGRFAGGPAPELAALSLSTSFDWRLARHDIAGSRAHARVLHRAGLLTSDELTGMLAALESLAADISSGAFGPDPDDEDVHSALERGLLERAGPDLGGRLRAGRSRNDQIATLIRMYLREQARVLAGQLCGLVAALAEQARRHLGVAMPGRTHLQHAQPILLSHHLLAHCWAMLRDVDRLRDWDARAAVSPYGSGALAGSSLGLDPQAVAAELGFDSAAENSVDATSARDVVAEFCFVTAMLAVDLSRLAEEVILWATKEFSFVTLDDAYSTGSSIMPQKKNPDVAELTRGKAGRLIGNLAGLLATLKGLPLAYNRDLQEDKEPAFDSIDNLSLLLPALTGMIATLVFDTERLESLAPQGFSLATDVAEWLVRQGVAFRVAHELAGECVRLCESRGVELAELSDSDFAGISEHLTPQVRSVLSVAGSLNSRSAHGGTAPARVTEQLGRLREVLAGHQEWAG
- a CDS encoding argininosuccinate synthase is translated as MSKRVVLAYSGGLDTSVAIGWIAAETGAEVICVAADVGQGGEDMEDIRQRALDCGAVESVVLDLKTEFAEEYCLPALRANALYLERYPLVSALSRPVIAKHLALAANQYGADTVAHGCTGKGNDQVRFEVGIGAIAPALKVIAPVRDSGMTRDKAIAFAEERGLPIDQSKRSPYSVDQNFWGRAVETGRLEDPWNAPGEDVYSYTADPTVSREPDEVLISFENGVPTAVDGRSVTVLEAILELNERAGAQGVGRLDMVEDRLVGIKSREVYEAPGAIALITAHQELEDLTVERDLRRFKFSVEQRWTELVYDGLWFSPLRHALDEFVESSQQYVTGDIRLRLHGGRAVATGRRGEGSLYDFDLATYDTGDTFDQSLAKGFVQLWGLPSRIAARRQQRLGK
- a CDS encoding arginine repressor; translated protein: MARTARQERAAAGQHDLPSRAARHARILTLLSEQPVRSQSELAALLADAGVPVTQATLSRDLDELGAVKLRTPDGGQPVYVVPQDGAPLAARLVHDAPPQRLARLLGDLLVSAEASGNLVVLRTPPGASNFLASAVDRAGLPEVLGTIAGDDTIVVISRDPAGGPALAAHLLELSTST
- the argF gene encoding ornithine carbamoyltransferase, with product MTRHFLRDDDLNPDELIEVLDLADELKADRFSRRPLAGPRAVAVIFDKPSTRTRVSFSVGIAELGGYPLIIESEDSQLGRGEPIEDTARVLDRQVACIVWRTFEQDRLSALAAASSVPVVNGLTDDFHPCQILADLQTIRQHKGRLAGLTVSYVGDASNNMGNSYLLGSAAAGIHIRIGGPAGNLPDPVIVDRARAVAAGTGGSVTITSDPLAAVEGADVLITDTWVSMGQKPDEAGSDEALRPFAITAQSLERAASGAIVLHCLPAYRGQEITAEVIDGPRSVVWDEAENRLHTQKALLTWLLERS
- a CDS encoding acetylornithine transaminase, whose translation is MTSELLAKRWAGVMMDNYGTPQLALAAGHGVRVSDVEGGSYLDFVAGIAVSALGHGHPAIVAAVSEQVAALAHSSNLVIHEPGVLLAEKLQSLTGDPTARVFFANDGTEANECAIKLSRLYGRSVDPSGGRLGLVAASNSFHGRTMGALAITGNPSKREPFEPLPGPVTFVDYGEVEALRAAVDSHVAAVFLEPTQGEAGVVPPPTGYLRAARQICDEAGALLVIDEIQSGIGRTGHWFASIADGVTPDILTLAKGLGGGLPIGACIGFGKAAGLFTPGSHGSTFGGNPVCCAAALAVLETIERDDLLGHVQRCGAVLEAGLRALDSPLIQQVRGSGLWFGVVLTSDCAAVIEQAARERGLLVNPVRPNVLRLAPPLIVTESEVEQALHALRAAIEAVRADQADRADSYG
- the argB gene encoding acetylglutamate kinase, coding for MSRPAQPNKPSKPVVSAQVAAQQAATLIDALPWLQRFSGKVVVIKYGGNAMIAPELQRSFAEDVMFLRYAGVRPVVVHGGGPQITEHLLRLGIPSEFRGGLRVTTPEAMRVVRMVLVGQVNGDIVNLINDHGAFAVGLSGEDAGMLRAERRPALVDGAPVDIGQVGDVVAVDPSAVTALLDAGRIPVIAGVARGADGLSYNVNADTAAASLAAALGAEKLIVLTDVAGLYSDWPRSSEVITEITASQLAALLPGLAAGMVPKMEACLRAVQAGVPSATVMDGRAPHALLLEIFTTEGIGTMVLPDPGPDAVANRRNS
- the argJ gene encoding bifunctional glutamate N-acetyltransferase/amino-acid acetyltransferase ArgJ — translated: MSVTAAGGFRAAGIAAGLKTKGPDLALVINDGPLQAAAAVFTANRVKAAPVLWSAQVVGDGIARAVLVNSGGANACTGPAGFADTHASAERVAKLIDAGAADVLICSTGLIGERLPMDKLLPGIDQAVTALGADGGLDAAEAIRTTDSVAKTAIVRHPDGWTVGGMAKGAGMLAPSLATMLCVLTTDAAVDAPMADAALRTAVSSTFDRLDADGCMSTNDTVVLMASGASGVAPSQAELAQAVHAVCAELAARLLADAEGATKEVEIVVSGAADEDDAVQVGRAIARNNLLKCALFGNDPNWGRVLAAIGTTTAVFEADQLDVSINGVEVCRGGAAGESRELVDLTGRQVRIDVALHAGAATATIYTNDLSHTYVEENSAYSS